A single window of Triplophysa dalaica isolate WHDGS20190420 chromosome 14, ASM1584641v1, whole genome shotgun sequence DNA harbors:
- the iqcg gene encoding dynein regulatory complex protein 9 isoform X2 — MCVVLQDCADQLSVIGNIIRPAADTDGSKSHVTVKSSPPPDNKLQRDRHFVAYVINGLIEELPESNTCKSLITAVQEEKMKKAQLLDILIREEESRQKVKNLQKQLDNIQKEKTEGCERLKESIAHLRKQVEHMRVRTEWKVEYVNNCAQQQICEGQNINAHKEKELEDEVMMLQEKLEEQKSAHTIMEDFLKRQLTSLQEKKPFWIKRYEKDMEEKEQELTALQNKRANNLTQLHELSKKCREMQKVIIEDRTEKERLRIQLEKEQRERDAAIKIQSWWRGTVVRRGLRSPKKSNQAKPKKAKKKKK, encoded by the exons ATGTGTGTAGTTTTGCAGGACTGCGCTGATCAGCTGTCAGTTATAGGAAACATCATACGACCCGCAGCGGATACT GATGGGAGCAAGTCGCATGTCACAGTAAAGAGCTCACCTCCTCCTGACAACAAGTTGCAGAGAGACAG GCACTTTGTCGCATATGTTATTAATGGTTTAATTGAAGAGCTGCCGGAGTCTAACACATGTAAAAGCTTGATAACAGCAGTGCAGGAGGAGAAGATGAAGAAAGCACAACTTCTTGACATATTAATCAG AGAGGAAGAAAGCAGACAAAAGGTTAAAAATCTTCAAAAACAGTTGGATAACATCCAGAAGGAGAAAACAGAAGGGTGTGAG AGGCTTAAGGAGTCAATCGCTCACCTGAGAAAGCAAGTTGAGCACATGAGGGTGAGGACTGAATGGAAGGTGGAGTATGTGAATAACTGTGCACAACAGCAGATCTGTGAGGGACAGAACATCAATGCCCATAAGGAGAAGGAGCTAGAGGATGAAGTCATG ATGCTGCAGGAGAAATTAGAGGAGCAAAAGAGCGCTCACACAATAATGGAGGATTTCCTTAAAAGACAACTCACA AGCTTACAGGAGAAAAAGCCGTTTTGGATAAAGCGTTATGAAAAAGATATGGAGGAGAAAGAGCAAGAGCTCACTGCTCTGCAGAACAAAAGAGCCAACAACCTGACACAACTTCATGAGCTCTCCAAAAAG TGCCGTGAAATGCAGAAGGTTATAATTGAAGACAGAACGGAGAAGGAACGGCTGCGCATACAGCTGGAgaaagagcagagagagagagatgctgcaATAAAG ATCCAGTCGTGGTGGCGGGGAACTGTTGTTCGCAGGGGACTGCGCTCTCCGAAGAAATCAAATCAGGCTAAGCCTAAAAAAgccaaaaagaagaagaaatga
- the iqcg gene encoding dynein regulatory complex protein 9 isoform X1, with product MYIHSNCKMSLNALRMCVVLQDCADQLSVIGNIIRPAADTDGSKSHVTVKSSPPPDNKLQRDRHFVAYVINGLIEELPESNTCKSLITAVQEEKMKKAQLLDILIREEESRQKVKNLQKQLDNIQKEKTEGCERLKESIAHLRKQVEHMRVRTEWKVEYVNNCAQQQICEGQNINAHKEKELEDEVMMLQEKLEEQKSAHTIMEDFLKRQLTSLQEKKPFWIKRYEKDMEEKEQELTALQNKRANNLTQLHELSKKCREMQKVIIEDRTEKERLRIQLEKEQRERDAAIKIQSWWRGTVVRRGLRSPKKSNQAKPKKAKKKKK from the exons atgtatatacacagtAATTGTAAGATGTCTTTAAATGCGTTGAGGATGTGTGTAGTTTTGCAGGACTGCGCTGATCAGCTGTCAGTTATAGGAAACATCATACGACCCGCAGCGGATACT GATGGGAGCAAGTCGCATGTCACAGTAAAGAGCTCACCTCCTCCTGACAACAAGTTGCAGAGAGACAG GCACTTTGTCGCATATGTTATTAATGGTTTAATTGAAGAGCTGCCGGAGTCTAACACATGTAAAAGCTTGATAACAGCAGTGCAGGAGGAGAAGATGAAGAAAGCACAACTTCTTGACATATTAATCAG AGAGGAAGAAAGCAGACAAAAGGTTAAAAATCTTCAAAAACAGTTGGATAACATCCAGAAGGAGAAAACAGAAGGGTGTGAG AGGCTTAAGGAGTCAATCGCTCACCTGAGAAAGCAAGTTGAGCACATGAGGGTGAGGACTGAATGGAAGGTGGAGTATGTGAATAACTGTGCACAACAGCAGATCTGTGAGGGACAGAACATCAATGCCCATAAGGAGAAGGAGCTAGAGGATGAAGTCATG ATGCTGCAGGAGAAATTAGAGGAGCAAAAGAGCGCTCACACAATAATGGAGGATTTCCTTAAAAGACAACTCACA AGCTTACAGGAGAAAAAGCCGTTTTGGATAAAGCGTTATGAAAAAGATATGGAGGAGAAAGAGCAAGAGCTCACTGCTCTGCAGAACAAAAGAGCCAACAACCTGACACAACTTCATGAGCTCTCCAAAAAG TGCCGTGAAATGCAGAAGGTTATAATTGAAGACAGAACGGAGAAGGAACGGCTGCGCATACAGCTGGAgaaagagcagagagagagagatgctgcaATAAAG ATCCAGTCGTGGTGGCGGGGAACTGTTGTTCGCAGGGGACTGCGCTCTCCGAAGAAATCAAATCAGGCTAAGCCTAAAAAAgccaaaaagaagaagaaatga